The genomic region TCGGGAGCGACTCGCTCAAAAATTACACAAAGCAACGCGCGGCATGTTCACGCGCCCCGGATGGTTTGGTGCTTTTGACAATTGTCTGTGGGATATTGCCGGCAAGGTTGCGGGGCTGCCCGTTCACAGTCTGATTGGTCGGGCGCGGTCTCGTTGTGCGGCTTATTACAATTTTAGAAGTGGCTCAAAAGAAGAGGCTGCAGCGGATGCAAAAAAGGCAGTGGAAATGGGATTTCTGGCTGTAAAAGATCATTTTGGGGGTACGGCAGATAAAAATATCGCGTGTTTTCACGCTGTGCGCGATGCGGTTGGAGAGGATGTCGATATTTTGCACGATGCCGCAGGATGTGATTATACGTTGCAAGATGCGATTCGGGTGGGTAAGACTCTGGAGGCGTTGCGGTTTGGGTGGTTTGAAGAGCCTTTGGCAGATCGAGATCAAAAGAACTTGCAGCGTTTATGTGCTGCGCTGGATATTCCCATTTTGGCGCCTGAGACTTTGATGCACGATGTGGATTTGAGCGCGCAATGGATTATTTCCGGGGCAACGGATGCCCTGCGCGCCAATGCGCGGCTGGGTACGACTCCGACGTTGAAGTTGGCACATTTGGCGGAGATGCACGGCGCAAATATTGAATTCAATGGACCGGGTGGGTTGTTTGGGCTGGTGCATGCACATCTGGTTTGTGCCATATCGAATACGAGTTATTACGAGTTTTTTCCCGGAGGCTCCCGGGATGTGCGCGGTCGTGAGATTGGATTGCTCAATCCACCCTTGCCCGAGAATGGCCATATTACACCGCCCAGTGATCCCGGATGGGGTGCCGAATGGGATTGGGAATTTTTTGAGAAGAAGCGAATTGGAGAGTTGTGAAAAGCATCCGCAGAAAAAAACGCGACTGGTTCAGGCCAGTTCATTTGAGCGTTTTTCGCAGATGGACACAGATAAAAAAGAGGATATGGAGGCTGGGGCTGGTTGGGCTGACTGCTGACAACTGATAACTAAAAGGGGATTTTATGGCTTCTGATAAACCAAATATTATTCTGATTCTGTCCGATGATTTGGGATATGAATGCCTGGGTTGTTATGGGGGCGAATCGTATCGAACTCCCGTGCTGGATGGTTTGAGCAAGGAGGGGATGCGTTTTGACCATGCGTATGTCCTGCCGCTGTGTACGCCGACGCGGTTGCAGTTGATGACGGGTAAATACAATTTTCGAAATTGGAGAGCTTTTGGGGTGATGGACCCCCATGAGCGCACTTTTGGGCATTTGATGACTGGGTACAAAACGTGTATTTCGGGTAAATGGCAAATGTATAGTTATAATCCGCCGGATTTTGAACCCGAGTGGCGCGGCAAGGGGCAATTGGCGGAAGATTCGGGTTTTGATGAGTATTGCTTGTGGCATACGGAACATACCGAGGATAAGGGGTCGCGGTATGCCGATCCGGTGATTCAGCAAAATGGAGCGTATTTGGAGGATACAGAAGGGAAGTACGGTCCGGATATTTATACGGCTTATATTTGCGATTATATCGAGCGGCATAAGGATGAGCCGTTTTTTGTTTATTATCCCATGGCGCTGACACACGGTCCGTTTGAACCCACGCCTCATAGTGAAATATGGTCTGAAAACCGACACGATAGCGGTGTGGAATATTTTAAAGATATGGTTGAGTATATGGATGTGGTGATTGGGCGGATTGTAGATAAATTGGATGCGCTCGGTCTGAGAGAGAATACGTTGCTGCTGTTTATTGGCGATAATGGGTCGCCCCGTCAGGTGACTTCTGTTATCAATGGTCGCGAGTTTCAGGGGGGAAAAGGTCTTTCGACTGATGCGGGTACGCGGGTGCCATTTGTTGCGAGTTGGCCGGGTACGATTCCCCCGGGATCTGTGTGTGATGATTTAATCGATTGTAGCGATTTTTTGCCCACTATGATGGATATGGCTGGTATTTCTTTGCCCGAGAACGATGTGTTTGATGGGGTGTCATTTTTGCCGCAGTTAAAGGGCGAGACGGGTACGCCGCGCGAG from Gemmatimonadota bacterium harbors:
- a CDS encoding sulfatase-like hydrolase/transferase, with product MASDKPNIILILSDDLGYECLGCYGGESYRTPVLDGLSKEGMRFDHAYVLPLCTPTRLQLMTGKYNFRNWRAFGVMDPHERTFGHLMTGYKTCISGKWQMYSYNPPDFEPEWRGKGQLAEDSGFDEYCLWHTEHTEDKGSRYADPVIQQNGAYLEDTEGKYGPDIYTAYICDYIERHKDEPFFVYYPMALTHGPFEPTPHSEIWSENRHDSGVEYFKDMVEYMDVVIGRIVDKLDALGLRENTLLLFIGDNGSPRQVTSVINGREFQGGKGLSTDAGTRVPFVASWPGTIPPGSVCDDLIDCSDFLPTMMDMAGISLPENDVFDGVSFLPQLKGETGTPREWIFAHHDPLPGWGKEGYYLKRWAQDKRWKLYDTGDLYDVVADELEEHPVVDGGAEAEVARQKLQPVLDRMK